The proteins below come from a single Eremothecium sinecaudum strain ATCC 58844 chromosome II, complete sequence genomic window:
- the SUI2 gene encoding translation initiation factor eIF2 subunit alpha (Syntenic homolog of Ashbya gossypii AGR320W; Syntenic homolog of Saccharomyces cerevisiae YJR007W (SUI2)), producing the protein MSTSNCRFYENKYPEVDDVVMVNVQQIAEMGAYVKLLEYDNIEGMVLLSELSRRRIRSIQKLIRVGKNEVVVVLRVDKEKGYIDLSKRRVSSEDMIKCEERYQKSKAVHSILRQCAEKFQFPLEELYKSVAWPLSRKYGHAYDAFKLSIVDETVWEGIEAPSTEIFEELKQYISRRLTPQAIKIRADVEVSCFSYDGIEAIKEALKAAEDTSTEQMQIKVKLVAAPLYVITTQALDKTQGIEALENAISRIEEVITNYQGVCNVTMPPKAVTATEDAELQALLESKELENRSDSEEEDSDYD; encoded by the coding sequence ATGTCAACTTCAAACTGCAGGTTTTATGAAAACAAATACCCGGAGGTAGATGACGTGGTTATGGTCAACGTTCAGCAAATCGCTGAAATGGGTGCTTATGTGAAGTTATTAGAGTATGATAATATTGAAGGTATGGTTCTATTATCCGAACTTTCTCGTAGACGTATTAGATCCATTCAAAAATTAATTCGTGTTGGTAAGAATGAGGTTGTTGTTGTTCTTCGTGTTGATAAGGAAAAAGGTTATATTGATTTATCCAAAAGACGTGTTTCTAGCGAAGATATGATCAAATGTGAAGAAAGGTACCAAAAATCTAAGGCTGTTCACTCTATTCTAAGGCAGTGCGCTGAAAAGTTTCAGTTTCCATTGGAGGAGTTGTATAAGAGTGTTGCTTGGCCTTTGAGTCGAAAGTATGGACATGCTTATGACGCTTTTAAGTTGTCtattgttgatgaaacAGTTTGGGAGGGCATTGAAGCACCATCTACAGAAATCTTTGAAGAGTTGAAACAGTATATTAGCAGAAGGTTGACTCCTCAGGCCATCAAAATCAGAGCCGACGTTGAGGTGTCTTGTTTTAGCTACGACGGCATTGAAGCTATTAAGGAGGCCTTGAAAGCCGCTGAAGATACGTCGACAGAGCAAATGCAAATCAAGGTTAAGTTGGTTGCCGCACCTTTGTATGTCATTACGACCCAGGCTTTGGACAAGACCCAGGGTATTGAGGCTCTAGAAAACGCCATTTCTAGAATTGAAGAAGTGATCACGAACTACCAAGGTGTATGCAATGTTACCATGCCACCTAAGGCAGTTACTGCAACTGAGGACGCTGAACTACAAGCTCTTTTGGAAAGCAAAGAGTTAGAAAACAGGTCTGATTCGGAAGAGGAAGATTCAGATTATGATTAG
- the PDX1 gene encoding Pdx1p (Syntenic homolog of Ashbya gossypii AGR323C; Syntenic homolog of Saccharomyces cerevisiae YGR193C (PDX1)) → MLGSRLWKCSTRVSVQRSLHSVSSARAIQPFKMPAMSPTMESGGIVEWKFKVGEPFAAGDVILEVETDKAQIDVEAQDDGKLADIVLGDGSKDIDVGTTVAFIADVDDDLSTMEIPKVDEVAKPAQGKENSGANAAAPKEEKPRKALGSASSGILNKANPNQTLLPSVELLLHQHGISKEEAFTKIQASGPGGRLLKGDILGHLGKIPLDSVVNVTEYVKKFEKLDLTNIELRTQQPVDAKKQAVKDESKDAKPAAKASGPVILKETIPFTLKLSDDASKVHNIISDYMRDGVKEAHKNSYRPKSAIYDPLFEELITIEPRKPRFSVKYNMRKMDGTVVEAKEDIFDILTGNATPRRTATKENSRNYALDLEVVLDSKLPDAKDKATKFLANIKASKLFADEPSKESNTI, encoded by the coding sequence ATGCTAGGGTCTCGCTTGTGGAAATGTTCAACTAGAGTTTCAGTTCAGCGCTCTTTACACTCTGTCTCATCGGCAAGAGCCATCCAGCCTTTTAAAATGCCTGCAATGTCTCCTACTATGGAAAGTGGAGGGATTGTTGAGTGGAAGTTTAAGGTGGGTGAGCCTTTTGCAGCTGGAGATGTTATTTTAGAAGTCGAAACCGACAAAGCTCAAATCGATGTCGAGGCACAAGATGATGGTAAACTAGCTGATATAGTACTAGGTGACGGATCAAAAGACATTGACGTTGGGACCACCGTTGCATTTATTGCTGACGTTGACGATGATTTATCGACCATGGAAATTCCAAAAGTTGACGAAGTAGCTAAACCAGCGCAAGGAAAGGAAAATTCAGGGGCCAATGCTGCTGCTCCTAAAGAGGAAAAGCCAAGAAAGGCTTTAGGAAGTGCTTCTTCAGGCATCTTGAATAAGGCCAATCCAAACCAAACCCTACTACCATCTGTAGAACTATTGTTGCACCAACATGGCATTTCCAAGGAAGAAGCGTTTACTAAGATCCAGGCTTCAGGTCCCGGTGGAAGACTACTGAAGGGAGATATTTTGGGTCACTTAGGCAAGATACCGCTGGACAGTGTTGTTAATGTTACTGAATACGTTAAGAAGTTCGAAAAGTTAGACCTCACCAATATCGAACTAAGAACTCAGCAGCCAGTTGATGCTAAGAAACAGGCAGTTAAGGACGAATCAAAGGACGCTAAACCGGCAGCTAAGGCTTCCGGTCCAGTTATTTTGAAGGAAACCATTCCATTCACTCTAAAATTAAGTGATGATGCATCTAAAGTTCACAATATTATTAGTGACTACATGCGTGATGGTGTAAAGGAAGCCCATAAAAACTCATATAGGCCAAAATCTGCCATTTATGATCCATTGTTTGAGGAATTGATTACTATAGAACCAAGAAAGCCAAGGTTTAGTGTTAAATATAACATGCGCAAGATGGATGGCACAGTTGTGGAAGCAAAGGAGGACATCTTTGACATTTTGACTGGGAACGCTACCCCCAGAAGAACAGCTACTAAGGAGAATTCCCGTAATTACGCCTTAGATTTGGAAGTCGTATTGGATTCTAAATTGCCTGACGCTAAGGACAAGGCAACCAAATTCCTAGCTAATATCAAAGCATCAAAACTTTTTGCTGATGAGCCAAGCAAAGAATCGAACACTATCTAA
- the SPC1 gene encoding signal peptidase complex subunit SPC1 (Syntenic homolog of Ashbya gossypii AGR325C; Syntenic homolog of Saccharomyces cerevisiae YJR010C-A (SPC1)): MEIFSDISRKLALPIDFVSQQYTEKLSYRIILSGTIIACLLGYFTQSLSIGVYTFVEAYLLAILIVVPSYPMYNKHKLKWLGNAARTTESL, translated from the coding sequence ATGGAAATATTTAGTGATATTAGCCGTAAATTGGCATTGCCAATTGATTTTGTATCACAACAATATACCGAGAAGCTTTCTTATAGGATTATATTAAGTGGAACCATAATAGCATGTTTATTGGGCTACTTCACCCAATCCCTTTCAATTGGTGTTTATACGTTTGTTGAAGCATATCTATTAGCTATCCTAATTGTAGTTCCATCCTATCCGATGTATAATAAGCATAAGTTGAAGTGGTTAGGAAATGCGGCTAGGACTACCGAAAGTTTATAA
- the XKS1 gene encoding xylulokinase (Syntenic homolog of Ashbya gossypii AGR324C; Syntenic homolog of Saccharomyces cerevisiae YGR194C (XKS1)): MVGSDASGLFLGFDLSTQQLKCLIVDSALNIKSTVVVDYDRDLSEFGTSHGVYEQGEGVVEAPVAMWLRAVDVCFEKLAKIVDLRQVVAISGSCQQHGAVFWNEKAAVALERLDTGMGLEEQLSVCLSRPMATNWQDHSTGVQCGQFEQVCGGAECLAQLTGSRAHYRFTGPQIKKIHDLEPETYRNTRNISLVSSFLASIIVGKMTPLEEADACGMNLYDIEQRKYSPALLEMVGDMDLERKLGGSPLKSSSDPFLLGTVSPYFSKKYGLNQECEVYTFTGDNLATICSLPLKNNDVLVSMGTSTTVLLVTEHYRPSSNYHLFIHPTIPGHYMGMICYSNGSLARLQVCKSLGGAEDWEHFTSVLEDPTVDITNEIGVYFPVPEIVPSLQNPVTKRAIIHDNNDLAVVDSFADASHDVKNIVFSQALSCRVRMAQLLDGNESSRSIGTTTFDGQRYPLEVFNRRPNRVFFVGGASKNTLLVRSFADILGATEGNYRLKTPNSCALGGCYKAMWSHLYHNKQVSDGFASWLDRTFKWDIDTEFICDTNQNNWEMSSYKITALSRLESMLESTKR, encoded by the coding sequence ATGGTTGGTAGTGATGCTAGTGGTTTGTTTCTGGGGTTTGACCTTTCTACGCAGCAGTTGAAGTGCCTTATAGTGGATTCAGCGTTGAATATTAAGAGCACTGTTGTGGTTGACTACGATCGGGACTTATCGGAGTTTGGAACCTCTCATGGGGTCTATGAGCAGGGGGAAGGGGTTGTTGAGGCCCCTGTTGCCATGTGGTTGAGGGCTGTTGATGTTTGCTTTGAGAAGCTGGCTAAGATAGTGGATCTCAGGCAGGTTGTGGCTATATCGGGGTCATGTCAGCAGCATGGAGCAGTATTTTGGAATGAAAAGGCAGCTGTGGCACTTGAAAGGTTGGATACAGGAATGGGACTTGAAGAGCAGCTTTCTGTGTGTCTGAGCCGGCCCATGGCGACCAATTGGCAGGACCATAGTACGGGAGTCCAGTGTGGACAGTTTGAACAGGTATGCGGTGGAGCCGAATGTCTGGCCCAATTGACCGGGTCTAGGGCTCACTATCGTTTTACAGGACCACAGATCAAGAAGATTCACGACTTGGAGCCTGAGACCTACCGCAACACCCGCAATATTTCGCTTGTCTCTTCATTTCTGGCTAGTATCATTGTGGGGAAGATGACTCCACTGGAAGAAGCAGATGCTTGTGGGATGAATCTCTATGACATTGAGCAACGTAAGTACAGTCCAGCACTGCTTGAAATGGTGGGAGACATGGACCTGGAACGGAAACTAGGCGGCAGTCCTCTTAAAAGCAGCTCAGATCCGTTCTTGCTTGGCACAGTTTCGCCATACTTCAGCAAGAAATATGGGTTGAATCAAGAATGTGAGGTATATACGTTTACTGGAGACAACCTTGCTACTATTTGCTCCTTGCCACTGAAGAATAACGACGTCTTGGTGTCCATGGGTACCAGCACTACCGTATTATTGGTCACAGAGCATTATCGGCCCTCATCGAACTACCACCTTTTCATTCATCCTACCATCCCCGGTCACTACATGGGAATGATATGCTACAGCAATGGTTCTCTTGCTAGACTGCAGGTCTGTAAAAGCCTGGGGGGTGCAGAAGACTGGGAACACTTTACAAGCGTGCTGGAAGACCCGACGGTTGATATTACGAACGAAATTGGAGTATACTTCCCAGTACCTGAGATTGTACCATCTCTGCAAAATCCAGTTACTAAGCGTGCAATTATACACGATAACAATGATCTAGCAGTCGTGGACTCGTTCGCTGACGCATCGCACGACGTCAAGAACATTGTATTCTCACAGGCCTTGAGTTGCAGAGTGCGTATGGCACAGCTCCTTGATGGCAATGAGTCTTCTAGAAGCATCGGAACTACAACTTTTGACGGCCAAAGGTACCCTCTTGAAGTATTTAATAGAAGACCCAACAGGGTATTCTTTGTCGGCGGCGCCTCTAAGAACACATTGCTAGTCAGATCGTTCGCCGACATCTTGGGGGCGACAGAGGGGAACTATAGACTAAAGACGCCCAATTCATGCGCTCTAGGTGGATGCTATAAAGCAATGTGGTCCCATCTATATCATAACAAACAGGTGTCAGATGGGTTTGCATCATGGTTGGACCGCACATTCAAATGGGATATTGACACCGAATTCATCTGTGATACCAACCAAAACAACTGGGAAATGTCCAGCTATAAGATAACTGCACTTAGCAGGCTTGAGAGCATGCTAGAATCAACCAAACGCTAG
- a CDS encoding HBR361Cp (Syntenic homolog of Ashbya gossypii AGR326C; Syntenic homolog of Saccharomyces cerevisiae YJR011C), with protein MKPQDQEQLNYIIVTHTICSIHFISTMSILFLYIESLPTHKSNLQASEQDLKQLLQLLHCIKVQFQRRARDSQFIQCRNIIDRQTLNGISAIKTKFHNELQTAKAITIANQLSNCFNGFIHTLQFLRKLPIGNSQASYEIPSSQWQVLLKVQQEMNINWRHQLNKLAVTVADIGSNGNFPNEILSQFKTGVVDKMCEDNLNNLVNIFLSNSF; from the coding sequence ATGAAACCTCAGGATCAGGAGCAGCTTAATTACATCATAGTAACTCATACAATATGCTCCATACACTTTATTTCAACCATGTCGATTCTTTTCTTGTACATAGAATCACTTCCTACCCATAAATCAAACCTACAGGCATCAGAACAGGACCTGAAGCAACTCCTCCAACTGCTCCATTGTATCAAGGTACAATTTCAAAGAAGAGCAAGAGACTCTCAGTTTATTCAATGTAGAAATATAATCGACCGTCAAACATTAAATGGTATTTCTGCTATTAAAACCAAATTCCATAATGAACTACAGACTGCAAAGGCCATTACCATAGCAAATCAACTATCCAACTGCTTTAATGGATTCATACATACACTGCAATTCCTTAGAAAACTACCTATAGGAAATTCACAAGCATCCTATGAAATTCCGTCAAGCCAATGGCAGGTACTATTAAAAGTACAGCAAGAAATGAATATAAACTGGAGGCATCAGTTAAACAAACTGGCCGTTACTGTAGCAGATATAGGATCTAATGGAAACTTTCCAAATGAAATACTATCGCAATTCAAAACTGGAGTAGTTGATAAAATGTGTGAGGATAATTTAAATAATTTAGTTAACATATTTCTTTCTAACTCTTTCTAA
- the MET3 gene encoding sulfate adenylyltransferase (Syntenic homolog of Ashbya gossypii AGR322W; Syntenic homolog of Saccharomyces cerevisiae YJR010W (MET3)) has protein sequence MVSPHGSKLQDLISRDKDRRIELLEEATGLKKWNLTKRQLCDVELILNGGFSPLDGFLSETDYLSVVENLRLSNGLVWTIPITLDVDKEFADSIASGDRITLLQDNEIPVAILTVGDIYKPDKHNEAKKVFRGDEDHPAIRYLFTEAGEYYVGGALDAIDLPVHYDYLELRKTPSQLRAQFQNKGWDRVVAFQTRNPMHRAHRELTLRAATSENAKILIHPVVGMTNPGDIDYHTRVRVYKEIIKYYPDSIAELSLLPLAMRMAGDREAVWHAIIRKNYGATHFIVGRDHAGPGKNSKGVDFYGPYDAQELVESFKAELEIEPVPFRMVTYLPDENRYAPINEVDTTQTRTLNISGTELRRLLRVGGKIPEWFSYPEVVNILRESYPARNRQGFALILGSDTSGQLPVALLSTLLQFGGGRHYKIFDYKEPKFTDIIPDFVKAGAGLIVQAKANFEKQLENGFTIGPKDDADVYVSSSESILNTVQKVILFLQDKGFFAT, from the coding sequence ATGGTATCACCACATGGCTCTAAACTTCAGGATTTAATTTCTAGGGACAAGGATCGTAGAATCGAATTGTTAGAAGAAGCAACAGGTCTGAAGAAATGGAATTTGACAAAAAGACAACTGTGCGACGTGGAGTTGATTTTAAATGGAGGCTTTTCTCCACTCGATGGATTTTTGTCAGAGACTGACTATTTGAGCGTTGTGGAGAATTTGCGATTATCTAACGGTCTTGTCTGGACGATCCCAATTACCTTAGATGTGGACAAAGAGTTCGCGGACTCTATAGCGTCAGGTGACAGGATCACACTTTTACAAGATAATGAGATTCCCGTGGCTATTTTGACAGTTGGGGACATCTACAAGCCTGACAAGCATAATGAAGCTAAGAAAGTTTTTAGAGGGGATGAAGATCATCCTGCAATTCGGTACCTTTTTACAGAAGCTGGAGAATATTACGTAGGGGGTGCGTTGGATGCAATTGATCTACCAGTACATTACGACTATTTGGAGTTGAGAAAGACTCCTTCCCAGCTGAGAGCACAATTTCAGAATAAAGGATGGGACCGTGTCGTTGCTTTCCAGACTCGTAACCCTATGCATAGAGCGCATCGCGAACTGACGCTAAGAGCCGCCACAAGTGAAAATGCCAAGATCTTAATCCATCCTGTTGTAGGAATGACGAACCCAGGAGATATTGACTACCATACACGTGTCAGGGTCTATAAGGAGATCATCAAGTATTACCCTGACTCCATTGCTGAGCTTTCATTGCTTCCGCTAGCTATGAGAATGGCGGGTGATAGGGAAGCTGTTTGGCATGCGATTATTCGTAAGAATTATGGAGCAACGCATTTTATTGTTGGTAGAGATCATGCTGGCCCAGGAAAGAACTCAAAAGGTGTGGACTTCTATGGTCCATACGATGCACAGGAGTTAGTGGAATCATTCAAAGCCGAGCTGGAAATTGAACCAGTTCCCTTTAGGATGGTAACTTACTTACCAGACGAGAATAGGTACGCTCCAATTAATGAGGTGGATACTACACAAACTAGAACATTGAATATTAGTGGTACGGAGTTGAGACGCCTTTTAAGGGTTGGAGGAAAAATACCTGAATGGTTTTCATATCCTGAGGTTGTGAACATTCTCAGGGAATCTTATCCAGCGAGAAATAGACAGGGTTTCGCCCTTATTTTAGGGTCTGATACTTCTGGTCAGCTTCCTGTTGCATTACTGTCTACATTGTTACAATTTGGAGGAGGCAGGCATTACAAAATATTCGATTACAAAGAACCTAAATTTACGGACATAATCCCTGATTTTGTTAAAGCTGGGGCAGGTTTGATAGTGCAGGCTAAAGCCAATTTTGAGAAGCAACTGGAGAACGGATTTACTATTGGTCCAAAAGATGATGCTGACGTGTATGTATCTTCAAGTGAGTCAATTTTAAACACTGTGCAGAAGGTTATTCTATTCCTTCAAGATAAAGGTTTCTTTGCCACTTAA
- the MHO1 gene encoding Mho1p (Syntenic homolog of Ashbya gossypii AGR321W; Syntenic homolog of Saccharomyces cerevisiae YJR008W), producing the protein MSIRPATHSGSWYLSKPENLSRQLKSFFDKAKGSTVKGAKVIISPHAGYTYCGSTMAKCYSRLDFDEDIERVFILGPSHHFYFQNKALISQYKALETPLGELKVDVDVVTKLLESSNLFGKLDPESDEDEHSLEMQFPMLYHTIKVAGVDPTAIKVVPILISHNSSEIDYAIGKQLSTYLKEGNSIVIVSSDFCHWGRRFGYTGYVASSEDIADAIADGTEIETLTARSKIDHCIEIWKSIELLDRYAMDILADKAQTKDKYPAWKDYLDVTGNTICGEKPIGVMLCALSALEKSHHFRWVGYAQSSHVWSLKDSSVSYAAGYCQI; encoded by the coding sequence ATGTCAATTAGACCTGCAACTCATTCAGGTTCTTGGTATCTCTCTAAACCAGAGAATCTATCTCGCCAGTTGAAGTCGTTTTTCGACAAGGCAAAGGGCTCTACTGTTAAGGGCGCAAAGGTAATTATTTCTCCTCATGCTGGGTATACATACTGCGGCAGTACTATGGCAAAATGCTACTCTAGACTAGACTTTGACGAAGATATTGAAAGAGTTTTCATTCTTGGGCCTAGTCACCACTTTTATTTCCAAAATAAAGCCCTCATTAGCCAGTATAAGGCATTGGAAACCCCCTTGGGCGAGCTTAAGGTAGATGTAGATGTCGTTACAAAGTTACTGGAGTCTTCGAACTTGTTTGGCAAATTGGATCCGGAGTCTGATGAAGACGAACACTCCTTAGAAATGCAATTTCCAATGCTGTACCATACGATAAAGGTCGCCGGGGTTGACCCTACTGCCATTAAAGTCGTTCCTATCCTCATTTCCCATAACTCATCTGAAATCGATTACGCAATTGGCAAGCAATTATCCACCTATCTGAAAGAGGGGAACAGTATTGTTATAGTTAGCTCTGACTTTTGTCACTGGGGTCGGAGATTTGGCTATACAGGCTATGTTGCAAGTTCCGAAGACATTGCTGACGCAATCGCGGACGGTACTGAAATTGAAACCTTGACAGCTCGGAGTAAGATTGATCACTGTATTGAAATATGGAAAAGTATCGAGCTACTAGATCGGTACGCCATGGATATTCTTGCTGACAAAGCCCAAACAAAAGATAAATATCCAGCCTGGAAGGATTACTTAGATGTCACTGGAAATACCATCTGCGGTGAAAAACCAATTGGAGTTATGCTTTGTGCTTTAAGCGCCCTAGAAAAAAGTCATCATTTTCGGTGGGTGGGATACGCGCAGAGCAGTCATGTATGGTCACTGAAAGACAGTAGTGTTTCTTATGCTGCTGGCTACTGCCAGATATGA
- the HIP1 gene encoding histidine permease (Syntenic homolog of Ashbya gossypii AGR319W; Syntenic homolog of Saccharomyces cerevisiae YGR191W (HIP1)) codes for MKSSKQEYFIERDVDSRRSEIVSNEPDKPSTMNRDLSVRHLLMLAVGGAIGTGLFVNSGSALHSGGPASLLIAWTIISTCLFTVVNSLGELAAAYPVVGGFMVYVPRFVEPSFGFAININYLAQWAILLPLELVAASITIKFWNRSVNSDVWVTIFYICLLCANMLDVKSFGETEFVLSMVKIVAILAFYILGVVIVLGGGPSGGFVGLKYWHDPGAFVGQTAGERLQGLCSVFVTAAFSYSGTELVGLSAAESSNPRRTLPKASKLTFWTITSCYIAVLTIIGCLVRSDDPRLLRGSSSVDVAASPLVIAIENGGVRGLPSLMNAIILIAILSVANSSVYACSRCIVSMSQVGHLPRKLGYIDKKGRPLVAIFITLFIGLLSFIATSDKQQEIFTWLSAVSGLSTIFCWLAINLAHIRFRYALRSRDRTLDELPYVSVSGIIGSWYGVLVLLIVLGVSFWTSIYPAGASAPSARSFFEGFLSFPIFLVCYVGHKLYTRNWRLLTKTADIDLDSGRRQVDIDILQLEKEQEKEQIAKQSFLKRIWNFLF; via the coding sequence ATGAAAAGTAGCAAGCAGGAGTATTTTATTGAGCGAGATGTGGACTCGAGGCGCTCTGAAATTGTCTCAAATGAGCCAGACAAGCCTTCAACGATGAATAGGGATCTTTCGGTGCGGCACCTGTTAATGTTAGCAGTTGGTGGAGCTATTGGGACTGGTTTGTTTGTTAATTCCGGCTCAGCTTTACATAGTGGTGGTCCTGCATCGCTGTTAATTGCATGGACAATAATTTCTACTTGTTTATTTACTGTTGTGAACTCTCTTGGCGAACTGGCGGCCGCCTATCCGGTGGTGGGAGGATTCATGGTGTACGTGCCCAGGTTTGTTGAGCCATCGTTTGGTTTTGCGATTAATATCAACTATCTGGCACAGTGGGCGATTTTACTTCCACTGGAGCTTGTTGCCGCGTCGATAACCATCAAGTTCTGGAACCGGTCGGTGAACTCAGATGTATGGGTCACGATTTTCTACATCTGTCTACTATGTGCTAATATGCTCGATGTGAAGTCTTTTGGGGAAACTGAGTTTGTACTGTCGATGGTGAAGATTGTGGCAATCTTGGCATTCTACATTCTCGGTGTGGTAATAGTATTGGGCGGTGGGCCTTCTGGTGGCTTCGTGGGTCTAAAGTACTGGCACGACCCTGGCGCCTTTGTTGGTCAAACGGCCGGAGAGCGTCTACAAGGCCTCTGCTCTGTTTTCGTTACAGCAGCATTTAGTTACAGTGGCACAGAGCTTGTTGGTCTCTCTGCAGCAGAGTCTTCCAACCCCCGTCGCACGCTGCCCAAGGCGTCAAAGCTGACATTCTGGACGATCACGAGTTGCTACATAGCTGTTCTTACGATAATCGGATGCTTAGTCCGCAGCGATGATCCTCGATTGCTGCGTGGATCGTCATCTGTTGACGTCGCGGCATCGCCCCTTGTGATTGCTATCGAAAACGGGGGCGTCCGCGGCCTGCCATCTTTAATGAACGCAATCATCCTCATTGCCATTCTATCCGTCGCTAACAGCTCAGTCTACGCTTGCTCGCGTTGCATTGTTTCCATGTCCCAAGTAGGGCACCTGCCTCGTAAGCTCGGCTACATCGACAAAAAGGGTAGACCACTTGTGGCAATATTTATTACCCTCTTTATCGGCCTGCTTTCCTTTATTGCGACAAGCGATAAGCAGCAGGAGATATTTACCTGGTTGAGTGCCGTATCCGGCCTCTCCACCATCTTCTGCTGGCTGGCCATCAATCTTGCGCACATCCGTTTCCGCTACGCTTTACGTTCCAGAGACCGCACTCTTGATGAACTACCGTACGTTTCCGTCTCAGGCATTATCGGCAGCTGGTATGGCGTATTAGTCCTTCTCATAGTCCTCGGAGTTTCCTTCTGGACGTCTATCTACCCTGCAGGAGCTTCGGCCCCCAGCGCACGTTCTTTTTTCGAAGGCTTCCTCTCCTTCCCCATATTCCTAGTGTGTTACGTAGGGCACAAACTATACACTCGTAATTGGCGGTTATTAACCAAGACCGCTGACATTGACCTCGATTCCGGTAGAAGACAGGTCGACATTGACATATTACAATTAGAAAAAGAACAAGAAAAGGAACAAATTGCAAAGCAGTCCTTCTTAAAGAGAATTTGGAACTTCCTATTTTAA